TGTCTTGAATTCCTCATCAAGATTACTAAACCTTTCATCTTTTGACATCTCTATTCTAATCAAGTCTCTAAACTCTCTGATTACTTCATTTCTCTTTCCTAAACTCTCTTTTAAAAAGATAGCTTGGAAAAGCTCCTTCTCCTCTCTTGCAAATATACAAAGACCCATACCTATATTTAAAAATATAAACTCTGTTCTCTCTTTTTTTACATATTCAAGGAAAAGTTTTTTGGCATCATCTAGTAATTCATGTTTTAAATCATCTATTGAGCTATAGAAACTATAAATAGGTGCTGGAGACGCCCCTAATGATTTTGCAAGATTTCTAGCACTTATCCCCTCTATCCCCTCAGCTTTAAATACTTCAAAGGCTTTATTATAAACCTGCTCCTTTGTAAATATCGGTTTCTTTGGCATATGCTTTCCTCCTTAACAAAATCTATTAAAATCTCTTAGTATAAGATACTCCAAATGCTGTTATACTCTTATCATATGTTGGATTATTGATTCTCATATTAGCTGGCAATTTTTCATTTAGTTTAGCATATTTTTCAGTATAATGTCCTTCTTCAGAATCATAGAAGAAATGAGCTACTGTAAATACCCACTCAGTTGTCTCATCTGGATTATATTTTAA
This is a stretch of genomic DNA from Candidatus Fusobacterium pullicola. It encodes these proteins:
- a CDS encoding TetR family transcriptional regulator; the encoded protein is MPKKPIFTKEQVYNKAFEVFKAEGIEGISARNLAKSLGASPAPIYSFYSSIDDLKHELLDDAKKLFLEYVKKERTEFIFLNIGMGLCIFAREEKELFQAIFLKESLGKRNEVIREFRDLIRIEMSKDERFSNLDEEFKTNLYIDCWMYAHGFATLIATNYYESISDEVIKERLLEAAATMVYKRLEDYRK